One Solanum lycopersicum chromosome 2, SLM_r2.1 genomic region harbors:
- the LOC138342042 gene encoding uncharacterized protein: MEGDHVWLRVSPMKGVMRFGKKGKLSPRFIGPFEILSRVGEVAYKLALPPSLSAVHHVFHVSMLRKYITDESHVLSLDSVELGPDLTFEEEPIAILDRQVRKLRTKEVASVKVHWKHRTVGEATWETESDMRARYPQLFEASDCIDLEAQQKGKAQVPD, translated from the exons atggagggtgatcatgtttggctccgagtatcacccatgaagggtgtgatgaggtttgggaAAAAGGGCAAGCTcagccctaggttcattggaccttttgagattttgagccgagtgggagaggtggcctataagctggccttgccacctagtttgtcggcagttcatcatgttttccatgtctctatgcttcgaaAGTATATTacggatgaatctcatgtgctttcacttgattctgtggagttgggtccagacttgacatttgaggaggagcctatagctattttggataggcaggttcgaaagcttaggaccaaggaggttgcttcagtgaaggtgcatTGGAAGCACCGAACAGtgggagaggcaacttgggagactgagtctgacatgcgcgccagatatcctcaactttttgaagcttcag ATTGCAtcgatttggaagctcaacagaaagggaaggctcaagtcccagaCTGA
- the LOC138342043 gene encoding nuclear transport factor 2-like, translating to MIEQNINTLICSLDYKNYKAEIRTADAQDSFKDGVVVLVNGCLTGRDNLKRKFAQTFFLAPHEKGYFVLNDVFRYGEDNKIYTISEVLNGTEDAREVQHVEEKANDSSIDRRQVADQREIVVETGSYFNEDQHPTNTELANSVAQGDAPKKSYASNVSSQIKKGPTKIHVSTNTSRVAPLKAVKQPVTAVAQNAAPESSNPTTNSGIDVPEDNDVEDEDIIS from the exons ATGATTGAGCAGAATATCAACACTTTGATATGTTCATTGGACTACAAGAACTACAAGGCCGAAATAAGGACTGCAGATGCACAGGATTCCTTCAAGGATGGGGTGGTTGTTTTGGTGAATGGATGCTTAACCGGAAGGGATAACTTAAAAAGGAAATTCGCCCAGACATTTTTCCTTGCTCCGCATGAAAAGGGTTATTTTGTGTTGAATGATGTTTTTAGGTATGGCGAAGATAATAAGATTTATACCATTTCAGAAGTGCTTAATGGAACTGAGGATGCCA GAGAAGTTCAACATGTTGAGGAAAAAGCCAATGACTCTTCGATAGATAGGAGGCAAGTTGCTGATCAAAGAGAGATTGTTGTGGAAACTGGATCATATTTCAACGAGGACCAGCACCCTACAAATACAGAATTAGCTAATTCTGTTGCCCAAGGGGATGCTCCAAAGAAGTCGTATGCATCCAATGTTAGTTCACAAATAAAGAAAGGGCCAACCAAAATCCATGTATCCACCAATACTTCCAGAGTGGCTCCTCTGAAGGCTGTAAAACAACCAGTTACTGCAGTAGCACAAAACGCAGCTCCTGAATCATCAAATCCTACTACCAATAGTGGAATCGATGTACCTGAAGATAATGATGTTGAAGATGAAGATATAATCTCTTGA
- the LOC104645539 gene encoding uncharacterized protein: protein MSYASKIKATSPRCACVNTPTIQEEYGIMSTPGFVASSSQQSSQPDGPSKSKEIEKNPTGPSKSKRKIIVYESEDGKHVEPSIAVADEDGDEHESGDEQTILKPKAISESRTRLQAKKM, encoded by the exons ATGTCCTATG CTTCAAAGATCAAAGCAACCAGCCCAAGATGTGCTTGTGTCAACACCCCAACCATTCAAGAAGAATATGGTATCATGTCTACTCCTGGCTTTGTTGCTTCTTCAAGTCAACAGAGTAGCCAACCTGATGGTCCTTCAAAATCAAAGGAAATTGAAAAGAACCCAACTGGACCTTCAAagtcaaagagaaaaataattgtttatgAATCTGAGGATGGGAAACATGTTGAACCTTCAATTGCAGTTGCTGATGAGGATGGAGATGAACATGAAAGTGGAGACGAGCAGACTATTCTAAAGCCAAAGGCAATTTCTGAATCTAGGACTAGGCTTCAAGCTAAAAAGATGTAG